TCGGGCGTTGTCCCAGGAGTTTGATCTGATTCTGCTGGATCTGATGCTTCCTGGAATGAACGGTCTGGATATTCTGAATAAGTTACGAATTCAGGGTGTTAGCACACCGGTCATTATTCTCACAGCCAAAAACGGTGAAGCCGAAGTTGTACAAGGCTTAAAATCAGGTGCCGATGATTATATTACGAAGCCATTTGGTGTATCCGAATTGCTTGCTCGCGTAGATGCAGTGTTAAGACGTTATTCGAACGGTGAAGATTTGCCGCAACCAGAGGATAAAGACGGTTCCCGTATTATTCTGGGAGAGCTTGAGATTTATCCTTTGAAGTATGAAGTGACACTGGGTGGACAATCCATCAGTCTTCGTCCCAAGGAGTTCGAGGTACTGCTTTATCTGGCCAAGAAGCCGGGTGTTGTGCTTACACGGGATGATCTGATGAATGCGGTCTGGGGCTTCGATTATATCGGAGGACAGCGCACGGTGGACGTTCATGTCAGTTCATTGCGGAAAAAGTTGGAGCTGGACCCGGAATCGGTTCATATTGATTCGATTCGCGGTGTAGGTTATAAATTGGTTGTAAAAAGAAAAACTCCCCATCATTCAAGTTAACAATGATCGGGGAGTTTTTTTTACATTCCGTTAACATAAACAATTATTTTCCTTTACGTATAGGGAGTAGGATGAAGCTGTCTGAGTGATACTTTATACCTATATATTCCACCTCAGGACGGAGCTCATACGTAAAGGAGATTGCGCATTTATGCCCATGTTGCTCGAAGTGAAGCCCGACCAGCCCGAAGAAATGATAAATACGCAACAGGAACAAGTTGTAGCTCCCACGGGAGAACAAAAAGATGAAGATGAAATTGGGGTCACCAAAGAGAATGTAATTTCATTACGGGACTATTGCCGTCAAATACCTGTAGTTGACGTTCACACTACCTGCGGGGAAGCGGCAAGCCTGCTCAATCAGGATCAGGAATATCCGTGTATTGTATTATGTGATGATCACATGCGGCCATTAGGTTTTTTGATGCGAGAGACATTATACCGAATGTTGAATGGACGCTTCGCGGCAGATCTTTTCTATCGTAAGCCGGTTGTACACGTAGCGGACTCTTCTCCTGTTATTGTCGATGTGCATGCAGAAGCGACCGCGATTATTGACATCGCTCTTGCACGCAGTGAGCAACATTTCTACGATTGTTTGATCGTTACGGAAGAAGACCGATTGCTGGGTGTGTTGACGATGAGGGATGTTATGTCCCTTTCCCGTAAACTGCAGCATGTGGCTTCGGAAGAACGTGTACATATTATTACACAGAGCAGACAGGAAATAACGAGAATCAACGACTCCGTCACCAAACTGGTTCAAGCCGCTCAAAAGGCTGGGGTAGAAGCGTCTCAGATCATGCAGTTGTCCGAACAGGGAGCGAGCAGTCTCAGTCAGGTTGATGCTTCCTATAACCGTGTATATCAGCATATGGAGGGTCAGCAGAAACACGCCGATGACATGCTGAGCTCTATCGACATGGGTTCCGGGATGGCACGTTCCATTCGTTTATTGGCTGACCAAAGTGGGCTACTCGCTATGAATGCTTCCATCGAAGCGGCACATGCGGGGGAGTACGGACGGGGTTTCCAGGTCGTTGCTGGTGAGATTCGTGCACTAGCCAAGCAGACCCGTGAGGTTGCGGGAAATATGTCCTCTTTACTGGATGATATCGGAGGATTGACCAGACAGACTGTAGAACTGGTGAGAGCAAGCGCGGCAGAGATTGACAGCAGCTCCGTTCATGTAAACGAAGGAGGGGATGCATTCAAACAGCTGAACACGGCTGTGGCAGGCATGTCCCATATTGCAGAGGATATCGCGAAGGAAGGCAAAACGGCTGGAGAATTGGCCGAGCACATTCGGGAGAGACTGGAAGATATGGTCCAGGCGGATGACTAAATGACGGTAGGATAGGCATCATTCATACGCAATGATCGGATAGGAGGGTCATGGGTGTGAAAGATGTCTCTTTTTACATTCCGTTAACATGAAAGTGATACTGTTTTTACAATGAGAGGGTAGGATATTATAGATGACCGAGAGCCAAGTTCAATCATTGGCATCGGTCTACGTAAGGGAATCTGGTTGTCCCTGCCGCGAAGGAGAAGTGAACATCCATGAAGGACCTCATTCACATTGAAGGACTTAATTTATACTATGATACGCATCACGCGCTTAAAAATATATCGATGGACCTGCCGGAGAAGACAGTTACCGCGTTTATCGGTCCGTCGGGTTGTGGTAAATCGACCTTGCTTCGTACATTGAATCGGATGAATGACATGATTCCAGGCGTACGTGTGGAAGGACAAGTTATGTTGGACGGTTCCGACATTTATAGCAATGAGATTGAAGTAGAGACGCTGCGTAAGCGGGTCGGAATGGTATTTCAGCAGCCTAACCCTTTTCCAAAATCGATCTACGATAACGTGGCCTACGGACCACGACTTCATGGGGTGACGCAAAAAGCCGAACTGGATCGTTTGGTTGAGCAGAGTCTTGTTCATGCTGCACTGTGGGATGAAGTGAAGGATGTGCTCAAAAAATCGGCACTCAGTCTCTCCGGTGGACAACAGCAGCGCCTCTGTATTGCACGTGCTCTGGCCGTGCAGCCTGACGTACTGTTGATGGATGAAGCAACGTCTGCACTTGATCCAATCTCAACGCTCAAAATTGAGGAACTGGTCAAGGAACTGCACCACAAATACACGATTGTAATGGTAACCCACAACATGCACCAAGCTGCACGGGTATCGGGTCGTACGGTATTTTTCCTGAACGGGGAAGTGGTGGAGGCAGCAGATACAGAAACGTTGTTCTCCACACCGCAGGATTCCAGAACCGAGGATTATATATCCGGACGGTTCGGATAAGCAAGCTGAGTTCGAACGATCCCGGCGTGTCCGGAGATGATGGATAAGGAGGACATGGAATCTATGATTCGCAGAAGAGAATTTGATCAGGAGCTTGAGGAACTGCGCACACTGCTTCGGCAAATGGGTGAGCATGTAGGCACAGCGTTGGATGGTGCTATTGAAAGTTTACAGACGATGGATGCCGAGAAAGCTCAGGTCATCATCAAGAATGATGCGAATCTGAATGCCTTGGAAGACAAGATTATGGAATTGGGTTCCAAGCTCATCATTACACAACAGCCGGTAGCGAAGGATTTGCGACGCATTATTGTTGCCTTCAAAATCTCAAGTGACTTGGAGCGTATGGGTGACCTTGCGCTGGATGTGGCCAAAGTGACCCTTCGTATGGATGGGCAGGAGCTCATTAAACCGCTTGTGGATATTCCAAGAATGGCGGAAATCGTGAAGTCCATGATTGAGGAATCCATTGAATCCTTCCTGAAAGAAAATACGGATCTGGCCTACAAAATGGCTCAGACCGATGATCAGGTTGACCAATTGTACAGTCATATGATCAGTGACCTCTACTCGTTTATGACAGACCATCCAAATAAGGCTTCCCAAGCGATGCTCTTGATGTTGGTAGGACGTTATATCGAACGGATTGGTGACCACGCAACAAACATTGGTGAGAGCACGGTGTATCTGGTAACAGGAAAACGCCCTGATTTGAATCAATAGGTAACCGTTTTTAGTGGAATTGGGGTATTATTCGTAGCGAAATGAAGGGACTTTCTCTCGGACGGCCTGTGAACAGGTCATCCGCGGAGGGAGTTCTTTTTTTTGCAGGCCAGATCATGGCCTATAAAGATGACTAATTTTTTTGTTGTAACAGGTGTGTATGGTATCATGAGAGTAGATGTGATTGAAGGATTGACCATACGATACGCGAGGTGCTGGAATGGACAAGTTTATTCTTATAGATGGAAATAGCATTATTTACAGGGCGTTTTTTGCAATGCCACCGCTAACTAACTCGAAAGGCTTGCACACCAATGCGGTGTACGGCTTCACCACGATGCTGCTGCGCTTGCTGGAAGAGCATAAACCGACACATGTGATGGTGGCATTTGATGCAGGCAAAGTTACGTTCCGACACGAAGGTTACCAGGAGTATAAGGGTGGTCGGGAGAAAACACCGCCGGAGTTGTCGGAACAATTTCCGCTGCTGAAAGAGCTGCTTCAGGGCTTCGGGATTGCCCAGTTTGAGCTTGCAGGGTTTGAAGCGGATGATATTATCGGAACATTAACGAAACGTGCGGATGAAGCCGGAAGACAGGTTCTCGTTGTGTCAGGTGACAAAGATATGCTGCAGCTTGCCTCTGAACATGTGCATATCGGGCTTACGCGCAAAGGGGTAACCGAGATTGAGCTATACGATCCCGCTCAGATTAAGGAGCGCTATGGTCTGACCCCGCTGCAAATCATTGACCTCAAAGGTCTGATGGGTGATGCGTCCGACAATATTCCGGGCATTCCTGGTGTTGGAGAGAAAACGGCTCTGAAGCTGCTGCACCAGTTCGGTTCGGTTGAGGAAGTTCTTAACGGCACAGGTGAGCTAAAGGGCAAAATGAAAGAAAAAATTGAGGCTCACGCCGAAGATGCACGTATGAGCAAGCAGCTTGCCACGATCCACCGTGAAGTTCCATTGGAACAAACTTGGGAAGATATGCAGTTTGCTGGCTTAAAAGAGGAACTGGCAGGTCCGGCTTTGGCCAAGCTCGAATTCAAGTCTTTGCTAGAGCGCCTGTCATTCCGTGCAAGTGTAGTTTCTGAACAGGAAGCCGTTCCGGCGGCCGTAGTGGAATCCTCCATTGCAACAGAAGAAACGATTAGTGAACTGTTCGGTTCACTCGAATCCATTGATGTGCTGCATGTGGAGACACATGGTGATAACCCGCATCAGGCGAAACTCATTGGACTTGCTGTTGGTTCAGCCGAAACCTATACATTCCTGTCTCCCGAGTTGCTTCAGTCTGATGCAGCGGCCCCAGTAAGAGAATGGCTTGGCAACGCAGAACAACCCAAGCGTGGTTATGATCTGCATCGTGTTGATCTGGCACTGCATGCGCATGGCATTGAGTTTGCTGGAGCGTCCTTTGATGTGCAGCTGGCTGCCTATTTGCTTGATCCAACCGAATCGAATCAGACGATTAGCGGCCTGACCACGAAGTATGGTCTGCCTTCCCTCGTGGAGGATGATTCGGTTATGGGCAAAGGTGCAAAATACAGAGTGCCTGAGGCGGATATATTGGGCGATTTTCTGTGTCGCAAAGCGGCGGCAGTAGCAGCCATTATTCCACTCCAGGAGCAGGCGCTGGAGAGCAATGAGATGAACGCACTTTTCCATGAACTGGAGATGCCATTGTCACGTATTCTTGCAGATATGGAGAAACAGGGGATTAAGGCTAATACGGCAGATTTGAAGGCTTTGGGTAGTGAGTTCGAAGAAAATATAAGCAGGTTGATGGCGGAAATCTACAAGCTTTCCGGTACGGAATTCAATCTGAATTCACCGAAACAGCTGGGTGAGATTTTATTTGATAAACTCGGTTTGCCTGTGGTGAAGAAAACAAAGACAGGATACTCTACGGATGCCGAAGTATTGGAGAAGCTGGCTCCATATAATGATGTGGTCAAACATATTCTGCAATATCGTCAACTTGCCAAGTTGCAGTCCACATATGTAGAAGGACTCCTCAAAGAGATTTCAGATAAGGATGGCAAGGTGCATACGTTTTACCGTCAGACGATTGCGGCTACTGGACGTCTTAGCAGCCAGTTCCCGAACTTGCAGAACATTCCGATTCGGATGGAGGAAGGCCGTAAAATCAGAAAGGTATTTGTTCCTTCCGAACCAGGGTGGTCCATTTTGGCAGCAGACTATTCGCAGATTGAACTGCGCGTCCTTGCACATATTTCAGATGATGAGCGGCTGAAGGAAGCTTTTGTCCAGGACATGGATATCCATACGAAGACGGCCTCAGATGTGTTTGGCGTGAAGCCAGAAGAGGTGGATGGAGACATGCGTCGTTCTGCCAAGGCGGTTAACTTTGGTATCGTATACGGGATCAGCGACTACGGTTTGTCTCAGAACCTGCACATCACGCGGAAAGAGGCAGCACAGTTCATTGATCAATATTTTGAAGTATTCCAGGGTGTGCGTCGATATATGGATGATATTGTGAAGGAAGCCCGTCAGGATGGTTATGTCAAAACGTTGCTGGAACGCCGTCGTTATCTGCCAGAAATCAATGCAAGCAACTTTAACCTGCGTTCCTTTGCTGAACGGACAGCAATGAATACACCGATCCAGGGAACTGCGGCAGATATCATCAAGCTTGCCATGGTACAGATGGATGAAGCACTGCGTGAACGCAAGCTGAAGAGCCGCATGCTATTACAGGTGCACGATGAGCTTGTATTCGAAGTGCCTGCGGATGAAATGGAACTGATGAAAGAGCTGGTTCCTTCGGTGATGGAAAAAGCATTGGAGCTGTCAGTGCCGCTAAAAGCGGAAGTCAGCTACGGAGAAAACTGGTACGAGGCTAAATAATAGATCCCAAGCGGGTTTTCCGTTATTTTACAAAATATTTTTCAACTGTTTTCGACACAAGAAGGGGTCCCGCTGAGCGCCATCTTCCGTTATAATATAGGGGAGGTGAGAACATCATGCCGGAATTACCGGAAGTCGAAACAGTCAGAAGAACATTGAATCAACTTATTGTTGGCAAGACCATTGACTCCGTTACCGTTAGCTTGCCGCGGATTATTCAGCGGCCGGACGACATAGATGCATTTGCAATGGAACTTAAGGGACATACCGTGATCGGTGTGGAGCGCAGAGGCAAGTTTTTGCGTATTTTGCTGGACGGGCTGGTGCTTGTCTCCCATCTGCGGATGGAAGGCAGGTACGGGGTATACCAACAGCATGAGGAAGTGGAGAAGCATACCCATGTTATCTTTCACTTTACCGATGGTACAGAATTACGTTACAAGGATGTCCGTCAATTCGGTACAATGCATCTCTTCAATGCAGGGGAGGAACTGGTATCCAAACCTTTGTTAAAACTGGGGCTGGAGCCGCTTGATCCTGCGTTTACTGTAGCTGCATTCCGTGATGCTGTTGGCAAACGCACGACCAAAATTAAAGCCGTCTTGTTAAATCAGGCATATGTGGTCGGCATCGGGAATATTTATGTGGACGAGGCCTTGTTCCGCGCTGGAATTCATCCAGAAACCATTGCCAAGACATTAACCGAAGCCCAGTTAACCGTGCTGCATGAAGCGATCGTGGTTACGCTCCAGGATGCGGTGAATGCAGGAGGTTCCTCCATTAAGTCCTATGTCAATGGACAGGGCGAGATGGGAATGTTCCAGCATCAGTTGAAAATATATGGACGCAAGTCTGAACCTTGTGCAACGTGTGGCACATTAATCGAGAAGAGTGTTGTAGGTGGTAGGGGCACGCATTACTGTCCAAACTGTCAACCGCTGCTCTAAATCGTTGATGGGTTTGGTAGCATGAACGAAATCGTCAAATTGTAGCACCCTTGGATTCCTCCCTCCATATACTGATATGGCAGAAATAAGCGGGCGTATACCCATACTGGCAGCCGCCAGTTGGAACGAGTTCCGCACAGGGGAGGAATCCGGGGTGCTGCATCATTTTATTTCATTACTGGCGCTTGCTTTGGCGCTTAGTTTAGATGGTTTTGGAGTCGGGATTACATATGGGCTGCGGAGAACTAAAATTCCGCTGTTATCCATTGTCGTCATTTCCATCTGTTCGGGTCTGGTTATTGCATTATCGATGCAAGTAGGTGTGCTTCTGTCTCATGTCGTATCTCCGGACGTGGCTTCAATTGTTGGAGCGGTTATTCTGATCGGTATTGGCGCATGGTCGTTGCTGCAACTCATTCGAAAACGGGGCAAGGAACAGCTGGAAACGGACAATGGAGTGGGTGAGGGAACAGGAGCAGGAGCAGGAACAATCCGCAGTAGTACGCAAGCCTCACCAGAAGCTCAGTCGAAGGGCAGGAATCAGGTGCTCGCGCTGGAGCTTGAGCCATCTGCTTCTGGAGGATCTCTGGAACGAATGGTCTTTACACTTGAGCTGCGGAAGCTGGGTGTGGTTATTCAGATCCTGCGTAGTCCCTCGAAGGCGGATATGGATAACTCGGGCAGTATATCCGTCCAAGAAGCGATGTGGCTGGGGATAGCCCTTTCTCTGGATGCTTTTGGTGCAGGATTAGGGGCAGCATTATTGGGATTTCCGACTTTGTGGACAGCATTAGTTATTGCGTTGTTTAGTGGGGCATTTCTGTCACTGGGCATGAAAGTTGGGTTGCGCTTTGCTGCTCTGCGGTGGATGCGAAGATTATCTGTGTTACCTGCGCTTTTATTAATGTTTATGGGAATAATGAAGTTGTTGTGAGGTGAAATAATGAATATTGGCTTAACCGGCGGGATCGCGACAGGCAAAAGCAGCGTGTCCGCCTTTCTCGCCAGTAAGGGAGCGTTGCTCATTGATGCAGATGTTATTGCCCGGGAAGTAATGCTGCCCGGGCATCCCGTTTTGGCTGCGGCTGTTCAGCGGTTCGGACAAGCCATATTGAATGAGGACGGAACACTGGATCGGAAAAAGCTTGGCAGTATTGTTTTTCAGAATCCAGAGGAACGTAAGGCACTTGAGGCTATTACACATCCAGCGATCCGCAAGGAGATGCGCGAGCGCGCTGCTCTGTACGAGCTTGAACATCCGGACAAGCTGGTCGTATCGGATATTCCGTTATTGTACGAGTCAGGGCTGGAGGATGGCTTCGAAGAGGTGATGGTTGTTTACGTTCCGAGGTCAGTGCAGCTAGAACGACTGATGAGCCGGGATGGAATGACGGCAGAACAGGCAGATGCCCGTATAGACGTGCAGATGGATATTGAAGATAAGAAGCAGCGTGCTGACGTGCTTATCGATAACAGCGGCTTGTGGTCAGAGACGGAGCAGCAACTCATTTCATTTTTGCATCGTAAGGGCCTAATATGAGATTGCTGCGTAAGAAACGGGTACTGTTGTTGATGTTTGTGTCTTTTGTATTGGTGCTGTTCCTGAATACCAATTGGATGTCATGGTTCTATCCGATTCATTATAAGGAAGAGATTCGGGCCCAGTCTCAGAGTTATGAGGTTGATCCGTTTCTCATCGCTTCCATCATCAAGGTGGAGACCAATTTTAAGACAAGCAAGGAATCCAAGAGAGGTGCCATCGGATTAATGCAGCTGATGCCTGACACCGCGAACTGGATTATGGAGCAAGCCAAAATTCCGGGAACCTCATTGGAAGAATTGAAGCACGAGCCTGAAAGGAATATCCAGCTGGGCACCTGGTATCTACGTAATCTGTCAGATCAATTTGAC
This window of the Paenibacillus marchantiae genome carries:
- a CDS encoding response regulator transcription factor, translating into MAQRLLVIEDEPTLSRLLTYNLTQEGYDVIAEDHGSSGYDRALSQEFDLILLDLMLPGMNGLDILNKLRIQGVSTPVIILTAKNGEAEVVQGLKSGADDYITKPFGVSELLARVDAVLRRYSNGEDLPQPEDKDGSRIILGELEIYPLKYEVTLGGQSISLRPKEFEVLLYLAKKPGVVLTRDDLMNAVWGFDYIGGQRTVDVHVSSLRKKLELDPESVHIDSIRGVGYKLVVKRKTPHHSS
- the mutM gene encoding DNA-formamidopyrimidine glycosylase, with protein sequence MPELPEVETVRRTLNQLIVGKTIDSVTVSLPRIIQRPDDIDAFAMELKGHTVIGVERRGKFLRILLDGLVLVSHLRMEGRYGVYQQHEEVEKHTHVIFHFTDGTELRYKDVRQFGTMHLFNAGEELVSKPLLKLGLEPLDPAFTVAAFRDAVGKRTTKIKAVLLNQAYVVGIGNIYVDEALFRAGIHPETIAKTLTEAQLTVLHEAIVVTLQDAVNAGGSSIKSYVNGQGEMGMFQHQLKIYGRKSEPCATCGTLIEKSVVGGRGTHYCPNCQPLL
- the coaE gene encoding dephospho-CoA kinase (Dephospho-CoA kinase (CoaE) performs the final step in coenzyme A biosynthesis.), with product MNIGLTGGIATGKSSVSAFLASKGALLIDADVIAREVMLPGHPVLAAAVQRFGQAILNEDGTLDRKKLGSIVFQNPEERKALEAITHPAIRKEMRERAALYELEHPDKLVVSDIPLLYESGLEDGFEEVMVVYVPRSVQLERLMSRDGMTAEQADARIDVQMDIEDKKQRADVLIDNSGLWSETEQQLISFLHRKGLI
- a CDS encoding manganese efflux pump, translating into MLHHFISLLALALALSLDGFGVGITYGLRRTKIPLLSIVVISICSGLVIALSMQVGVLLSHVVSPDVASIVGAVILIGIGAWSLLQLIRKRGKEQLETDNGVGEGTGAGAGTIRSSTQASPEAQSKGRNQVLALELEPSASGGSLERMVFTLELRKLGVVIQILRSPSKADMDNSGSISVQEAMWLGIALSLDAFGAGLGAALLGFPTLWTALVIALFSGAFLSLGMKVGLRFAALRWMRRLSVLPALLLMFMGIMKLL
- a CDS encoding methyl-accepting chemotaxis protein — its product is MPMLLEVKPDQPEEMINTQQEQVVAPTGEQKDEDEIGVTKENVISLRDYCRQIPVVDVHTTCGEAASLLNQDQEYPCIVLCDDHMRPLGFLMRETLYRMLNGRFAADLFYRKPVVHVADSSPVIVDVHAEATAIIDIALARSEQHFYDCLIVTEEDRLLGVLTMRDVMSLSRKLQHVASEERVHIITQSRQEITRINDSVTKLVQAAQKAGVEASQIMQLSEQGASSLSQVDASYNRVYQHMEGQQKHADDMLSSIDMGSGMARSIRLLADQSGLLAMNASIEAAHAGEYGRGFQVVAGEIRALAKQTREVAGNMSSLLDDIGGLTRQTVELVRASAAEIDSSSVHVNEGGDAFKQLNTAVAGMSHIAEDIAKEGKTAGELAEHIRERLEDMVQADD
- the pstB gene encoding phosphate ABC transporter ATP-binding protein PstB, whose amino-acid sequence is MKDLIHIEGLNLYYDTHHALKNISMDLPEKTVTAFIGPSGCGKSTLLRTLNRMNDMIPGVRVEGQVMLDGSDIYSNEIEVETLRKRVGMVFQQPNPFPKSIYDNVAYGPRLHGVTQKAELDRLVEQSLVHAALWDEVKDVLKKSALSLSGGQQQRLCIARALAVQPDVLLMDEATSALDPISTLKIEELVKELHHKYTIVMVTHNMHQAARVSGRTVFFLNGEVVEAADTETLFSTPQDSRTEDYISGRFG
- the phoU gene encoding phosphate signaling complex protein PhoU — protein: MIRRREFDQELEELRTLLRQMGEHVGTALDGAIESLQTMDAEKAQVIIKNDANLNALEDKIMELGSKLIITQQPVAKDLRRIIVAFKISSDLERMGDLALDVAKVTLRMDGQELIKPLVDIPRMAEIVKSMIEESIESFLKENTDLAYKMAQTDDQVDQLYSHMISDLYSFMTDHPNKASQAMLLMLVGRYIERIGDHATNIGESTVYLVTGKRPDLNQ
- the polA gene encoding DNA polymerase I, coding for MDKFILIDGNSIIYRAFFAMPPLTNSKGLHTNAVYGFTTMLLRLLEEHKPTHVMVAFDAGKVTFRHEGYQEYKGGREKTPPELSEQFPLLKELLQGFGIAQFELAGFEADDIIGTLTKRADEAGRQVLVVSGDKDMLQLASEHVHIGLTRKGVTEIELYDPAQIKERYGLTPLQIIDLKGLMGDASDNIPGIPGVGEKTALKLLHQFGSVEEVLNGTGELKGKMKEKIEAHAEDARMSKQLATIHREVPLEQTWEDMQFAGLKEELAGPALAKLEFKSLLERLSFRASVVSEQEAVPAAVVESSIATEETISELFGSLESIDVLHVETHGDNPHQAKLIGLAVGSAETYTFLSPELLQSDAAAPVREWLGNAEQPKRGYDLHRVDLALHAHGIEFAGASFDVQLAAYLLDPTESNQTISGLTTKYGLPSLVEDDSVMGKGAKYRVPEADILGDFLCRKAAAVAAIIPLQEQALESNEMNALFHELEMPLSRILADMEKQGIKANTADLKALGSEFEENISRLMAEIYKLSGTEFNLNSPKQLGEILFDKLGLPVVKKTKTGYSTDAEVLEKLAPYNDVVKHILQYRQLAKLQSTYVEGLLKEISDKDGKVHTFYRQTIAATGRLSSQFPNLQNIPIRMEEGRKIRKVFVPSEPGWSILAADYSQIELRVLAHISDDERLKEAFVQDMDIHTKTASDVFGVKPEEVDGDMRRSAKAVNFGIVYGISDYGLSQNLHITRKEAAQFIDQYFEVFQGVRRYMDDIVKEARQDGYVKTLLERRRYLPEINASNFNLRSFAERTAMNTPIQGTAADIIKLAMVQMDEALRERKLKSRMLLQVHDELVFEVPADEMELMKELVPSVMEKALELSVPLKAEVSYGENWYEAK
- a CDS encoding lytic transglycosylase domain-containing protein; the protein is MRLLRKKRVLLLMFVSFVLVLFLNTNWMSWFYPIHYKEEIRAQSQSYEVDPFLIASIIKVETNFKTSKESKRGAIGLMQLMPDTANWIMEQAKIPGTSLEELKHEPERNIQLGTWYLRNLSDQFDGNEAAMIAAYNAGPGKVNSWLRDGVWDGSFETVKDIPFGETRHYVQRVIYYYNQYVKIYNTF